From one Eptesicus fuscus isolate TK198812 chromosome 3, DD_ASM_mEF_20220401, whole genome shotgun sequence genomic stretch:
- the IFNAR2 gene encoding interferon alpha/beta receptor 2 encodes MTASRDSPSARPAAPPGLSIRSHAALLWGPRSTGRSPFRAPTRVGEKARRGAARVHGAPRMCRLSNVAFLLLVHVGPALGAPQAWSVSSDESCIFSLTLRNFRPILSWELKNRSIVPTHYTLWHTNMSEREVPLELVPECANITRPSCDLTHHWRSLAEMYLPRLVGSRGSATLVDCGGSIYPDVDMTLEPPEFEIVGFVDHINVILKFPPSLPKLPPGEGLWLHLSLSIEEESEGIVKKHLLKIDERTTGNFTYVIDKLIPNTSYCVSVYLRGNILSRSLRSPWKCTRLPPRQDSESSESAAVGGLVIPFLVAAVLGSVVTILKRVGYICLRSKFPKVLNFHGVAIWAFPELPPLEAVAVAEVIHIHRKRKVWDYNYDDESDGDDEAAARASAGGYTMHGLAVRPLCPGSPSSGTLGGGEEAESLMAPGPEPWPAERSSGAYEGKGSWGTERSGASEEEGAWPADPFPKEDSGPTESPGHRIFFNVDLNSVLVRVPDGDDSGAAAVFGPPEETAGLDDPEDSAAGPEEAPCDESDTPTSNTGIGDGYMMR; translated from the exons ATGACTGCTTCTCGGGACAGCCCCTCCGCCCGCCCGGCAGCGCCCCCTGGGCTCAGCATCCGCTCCCACGCCGCCCTCCTGTGGGGTCCACGCAGCACAGGGAGGTCTCCGTTCCGTGCTCCCACGCGCGTGGGGGAGAAGGCCCGACGCGGCGCGGCGCGTGTGCACGGAGCCCCGAGAATGTGCCGTCTGTCTAACGTGGCTTTCCTCCTCCTGGTGCACGTGGGGCCCGCGCTCGGAGCTCCGCAGGCCTGGTCTG TGTCTTCGGATGAGTCCTGCATTTTCAGCCTGACCTTGAGGAATTTCCGGCCAATTTTATCCTGGGAATTAAAAAACCGCTCCATTGTGCCAACTCACTACACGCTGTGGCACACGAACATGAG TGAAAGAGAAGTCCCCCTGGAGCTGGTCCCGGAGTGCGCCAACATCACGCGGCCCTCCTGCGACCTCACGCACCACTGGCGCAGCCTGGCCGAGATGTACCTGCCCCGGCTCGTCGGGTCCCGGGGCAGCGCCACGCTGGTCGACTGCGGGGGCTCCATCTACCCGGACGTGGACA TGACTCTGGAACCCCCCGAGTTCGAGATCGTTGGCTTTGTGGACCACATCAACGTGATACTGAAATTCCCACCCTCCTTGCCCAAGTTGCCACCTGGGGAAGGATTGTGGCTTCACCTGTCACTTTCCATAGAAGAGGAGTCAGAGGGGATTGTAAAGAAG CATCTGCTCAAAATAGATGAACGCACCACCGGGAACTTCACTTACGTCATCGACAAGTTGATTCCAAACACGAGCTACTGTGTGTCTGTCTATTTGAGGGGTAACATTCTGTCTCGATCACTGAGGTCTCCCTGGAAGTGTACCCGCCTCCCGCCCAGACAGGACTCAG AGTCCTCCGAGTCGGCCGCGGTGGGAGGCCTGGTCATTCCGTTTCTGGTAGCCGCCGTCCTCGGTAGCGTTGTCACAATACTGAAGCGGGTTGGTTACATATGCTTACGAAGCAAATTCCCCAAAGTGTTG aACTTCCACGGCGTGGCCATCTGGGCGTTTCCCGAGCTGCCGCCCTTGGAGGCGGTGGCCGTGGCGGAGGTCATCCACATCCACAGGAAGAGGAAAGTGTGGGATTACAACTACGACGACGAGAGCGATGGGGACGATGAGGCCGCCGCCCGAGCCAGCGCCGGGGGCTACACCATGCATGGGCTGGCCGTCAGGCCTCTGTGCCCGGGGTCCCCCTCCTCGGGCACCCTGGGGGGCGGCGAGGAAGCCGAGTCCCTGATGGCGCCGGGGCCCGAGCCCTGGCCGGCCGAGCGCAGCAGTGGAGCCTACGaggggaaggggagttgggggacaGAGCGCAGTGGGGCCTCCGAGGAGGAGGGGGCCTGGCCGGCGGACCCCTTTCCCAAGGAGGACAGCGGCCCCACCGAGAGCCCCGGGCACCGCATCTTCTTCAACGTGGACTTGAACTCCGTGCTTGTGAGGGTCCCCGATGGGGACGACTCCGGAGCCGCCGCAGTGTTCGGTCCTCCGGAGGAGACGGCGGGCTTGGACGACCCCGAGGACAGCGCCGCGGGGCCCGAAGAGGCTCCTTGTGATGAAAGTGACACCCCCACGTCCAACACGGGCATCGGGGACGGTTATATGATGAGATGA